A genomic stretch from Candidatus Thermoplasmatota archaeon includes:
- a CDS encoding PKD domain-containing protein: MNEKDIERKLKKVIYAFIVSVIIIVAAFAATIYYYETKEISRAVAVGEGLFAKVFVDNNIGTAPLAVNFSSLLFNFEGTPTYHWDFGDGNTSNATNPTHNYTKAGEYICNLTVIDVTGKIATASTRILVSVNQPPTVVALVTPITSLRPSKPFWLIQLLEKLDPYGYHILLALLDANSSLVNKTGWITCEAQVSDPEGDEIVNYKWELTLPNTYSPGGKVDYPKRYFEGKDLKTITFPLGYTFRDGPYDIRVNVTDSAGNTGGDIKRFTVEKSDLENRIMVLESMWNNFWGPNFDYQMEPVQKILIKIWVLLGPMQKAMNNMVKRILAPLPPDLRDTIYSLYYTLIWDKTDTNYHKPNFNAPTKPSDPSPADGATGVSVWTNLSWKCSDADGDTLSYDIYFGRDPSPPLIKTGYDKTTYDLGEQPLASNTKYYWKIVARDHPKPSAYGGSKTSESSVWSFTTA, encoded by the coding sequence ATGAATGAAAAGGATATAGAACGAAAATTGAAAAAGGTGATATATGCTTTTATAGTGTCAGTAATAATTATTGTAGCGGCATTTGCTGCAACAATCTACTATTATGAAACAAAAGAAATATCCAGAGCAGTTGCAGTGGGAGAAGGTTTGTTTGCGAAGGTTTTTGTTGATAACAATATAGGAACAGCCCCTTTAGCTGTTAATTTTTCATCGTTATTATTTAACTTTGAGGGAACTCCAACCTATCATTGGGATTTCGGTGATGGTAACACATCCAATGCAACAAATCCGACACATAACTATACTAAGGCAGGCGAATACATTTGTAATTTAACTGTTATTGATGTCACTGGAAAAATTGCTACAGCCTCTACTAGGATTTTAGTTTCAGTTAACCAGCCACCAACTGTTGTAGCTTTGGTTACACCGATTACAAGCCTTAGGCCTTCTAAACCTTTTTGGTTGATCCAATTGTTGGAAAAGCTCGACCCGTATGGCTACCACATACTCCTTGCTCTTCTAGATGCTAATTCTAGCTTGGTGAATAAAACGGGCTGGATAACCTGCGAGGCACAGGTTTCTGATCCTGAAGGAGATGAAATTGTTAATTATAAGTGGGAACTCACACTACCAAATACATATTCTCCCGGGGGTAAAGTAGATTATCCTAAACGTTATTTCGAAGGAAAAGATTTGAAAACTATAACATTTCCTCTAGGGTATACTTTCAGAGATGGACCATATGACATTAGGGTAAATGTCACAGATTCGGCAGGGAATACAGGAGGCGATATTAAAAGATTCACTGTCGAAAAGAGTGACCTCGAAAACCGAATAATGGTATTAGAATCGATGTGGAATAATTTCTGGGGACCTAATTTTGATTATCAAATGGAACCTGTACAGAAGATACTAATAAAAATATGGGTTCTATTAGGACCAATGCAAAAAGCTATGAATAATATGGTGAAGAGGATTTTGGCTCCACTGCCGCCAGATCTCAGAGATACAATTTATTCTCTATATTATACCCTTATTTGGGATAAAACGGATACTAACTATCATAAACCAAACTTCAATGCACCAACCAAGCCTAGCGATCCATCTCCAGCTGATGGCGCTACGGGTGTTAGTGTATGGACTAATTTAAGCTGGAAATGTAGCGACGCTGATGGTGATACGTTGTCTTATGATATATACTTTGGAAGAGATCCATCACCGCCACTAATCAAAACAGGATATGATAAAACTACCTATGATCTTGGCGAACAACCGTTGGCCTCTAATACTAAGTATTATTGGAAGATAGTAGCTAGAGATCATCCTAAGCCCAGTGCCTATGGTGGAAGTAAAACTAGTGAAAGTTCTGTTTGGAGTTTCACGACAGCATAA